The genomic DNA AAAAGATAAAGCAGACCACCCGCACCGATCATGTCATTCGAGTAATACAGGAAATCCAGATCCGGCGTGCGTTCGATCATCTTGGCCGTCATCTCGCGGCCTTTCGCAAGGGCCGAGCCGCCGGAATAGAACTCCTGATCCGCGATCTCGATACCTGCCTTTGCAAGCGTCCGCGTGAACCCCTCGAACCGCTTGCGCGCGCGGTGATCGAGCGGCATCTTTGTGCCCATAAAGCCGATCCGCTTGTAACCGGCAGCGATAATCTCTTCCGCCATCTTGCGTCCCGCACGGCGGTGGGAAATGCCGACGCAATGGTCAATCGGTTCGCCATCGGTATCCATGATTTCGACCACAGGAATACCCGCCTGCCGCAGCATAGCTTGCGACGCCTCGGAATGTTCCAGCCCTGCGATGATCACGCCCGAGGGCCGCCATGAGAGCATTTCAAACAGAACTTTCTCTTCTTTCTCGGGCAGATAGTCGGTCACGCCGACCACTGGCTGCAAGTCGGTATCTTCCAGCGTCTCGGAAATCCCCGAGAGCACCTCTGGGAAAACCATGTTGCCCAATGATGGAATGATCACTGCGACCAAATTGACCCGCTGCGAGGCAAGCGCACCGGCGATCTTGTTGGGAACATAGCCCAGCAATTTCGCGGCATCCTGTACTTTCTGCCGTGTCGCGGCGCTGACGTCCCCTTTGTTCCGCAGCACGCGACTTACGGTCATTTCACTGACCCCGGATGCTTCTGACACATCGCGCAAGGTCAGTGGGCGTCTTGGTTTGTTCGTCAAATGAAAGGTCCTGTGTGTGGTTCCCCCTATTGTTAGCGGGGCTTTGTGACAAAAGCCAGAACCGCATGAGAGTTGACCAATTCAGCAAAGCCATGCATTCAACACATCGGGTGGTCCCGTGGCTCAACTGGATAGAGCAGCCCCCTCCTAAGGGGCAGGTTGCAGGTTCGAATCCTGCCGGGGTCACCATTAGTCACGCGATTACCTGTGTTTGCGGAACAGCTTTTTGTTCAGTGCCACGAACCGGTCAATTGGCCATGTCCAGAACGACGGGTCTTTGGCCCGCAGGTAGACATAGCCAAGCCAGCTGGCCAGTGCCGCGCCGATGACGTCGACAATCAGGTCGCCCATCGTGTCCTGCAGTCCTGATTTCTGCATGTTCAGCCCGAACCACTGGTCCATTGCAAATTCAAAGATTTCCCAACACGCACCCACGGTTACCGCCAGACCGAACGCCATCAGACACATCGCCCATGGTGGCGCGGCAAAGCGATCGCCCTCGAACATCATCAACACAAAGACGAACCCGAGCAAACCAAAGCCGATGGCGGATGAGCCGTGCAGTGCGATGTCCCACCACCAGAACCGCTCATAAAAATCAAAGGCTTCACCCATAAAGATTGAGGCGATCACAAAGATAGTGACGGCAGTGACGAAAGGCAGCGGCAAGGTGATGTCGAGCCTGCGGGCCAGGAAAAGCGGCGCCAATGCCAAAGCGAGTGTTGCAAGAGCGACAAATGTGAGTGACCAGCGCCCTTCATACGCGGCCGCCGCCGCTGCCAAAATCAAGAGGGCCCATAAGCCTCGGACCAGATATCCTTGTTGGCGAAGTTCCACGCTCACACAGGCGACCTCTGTTTATATTGCATTTCCTACATATATGACGATCATGACACACTCCCGCAAGAACCGCACCCTCCGGCTGGTCAGTTACAACATCCGCAAGGCGCGCGGTCTTGATGGCCGCCGTGATCCCGGGCGCGTGCTTGACGTGATCAATGCGCTGGACGCGGATGTGATCACGCTGCAGGAGGCCGACCGCAGGCTTGGTGACAGGCCGACAGCGGTACCGAGAAACCTGATTGCGCAGGCGACCGATTTTGATGTCGTCCCACTGGCCGCCAATAACGTCAGCCTCGGCTGGCACGGCAATGCGGTTCTGGTCCGGCGTGGTATTGCAGTGAAAACCGCCAGCCGGATTGATTTGCCGGGTGCCGAGCCGCGGGGCGCAGTGTCGGTGACGCTTGAGAACGGTTTCACGATCATCGGGGTGCATCTGGGATTGCTGCGCCAGTCCCGCCGCAGCCAATTGCGCGCTATCGTGGGAGGGTTAGACCCGAGCCAGAAGGTGGCCATCATCGGTGATATGAATGAATGGGCGGTGACACGCGGCTTTGAGGCACTGGAAGAAAGCTTTGTCCTTCATAGCCCCGGTCGGAGTTTTCACGCCGCCCGTCCGATTGCAGCGCTGGACAGGCTCGCGCTCTCGCATGGTTTGACGCTGGGCGATGCGGGGGTCGATCAGAGCCCGCTTGCGCGGATGGCCTCGGACCATCTGCCAATCTGGGCCGATATTTCCTGAAGCTTCAACACCGTCCTATTTTGAGAACATCACCGGCAGCTTGGCATCACGGAGCAGGTGGCGCGTCGCGGCGCCGATCACGAAATCATAAGCCCGCGAATGACCGAATGCGCCTGTGGCGATCATATCCGCGCCCATCTCAAAGGCGTCATGCCCAAGGATATCGGGGACCGTTTCACCATCTTTTTCGCGATGCACAATTTCGACACTGGGACCATGCCGGCTGAGTGCGGTCGCAAGATCAATGGCGGCATGATCTGCCAGAGTGTTGCTAGGAGGTTTGCCAACGCGCAGAACACGCACAGTTGCACCCGCACTCACCACGTTCATCATGTCATGTACCGCCCGTGTCGCCTCGCGGGTATCACTCCACCCCAACAAGACAGTCTCACCCAGCTTTTCGGCTGTGTAGCCACGCGGAATAACAAGCACGGGACGCCCGCCCTCTTTGATTACCCGTTCTTGCAGGCTGTTGATCAGCGGCCGCTCTTCACCGTCCTCTTCTTGCGCCATCACCACCAGATCGACAAAACGGGCATTGGTGATGATACTATCGGCAAGAAATCCGTTCTCGCTGCTGACTTGCCGCCACTCTGTAGGGAAGTCTTCGGATTTCGCGAAGCTGTCAAAGATGTCTTTCACCTCTTTGGCATGCGCCTTTTGGCTGGCAATAAAACTCTGATAGCTCACCTCGGGGATATGAACTGCAATGCCGGGGTAAACCACCAGCGATTCCGTGACATAAAGCCCGATAACATGGGCATTGTCCCGCCGTGCAAGAACCGCGGCGGACCGCAAGAGTTCTGCCGCCGAGGCTGTGCTGGTCAGGCAGACAAGGATGGTGCGCAGGGTCATAAGATATCCTCCGGTTCAGCTGCCGCATCGGGAACATCCGGCGCGACAGGCTACGATCGTTTTTGGAACGCGTTGATGCGTCACGACCGTTCTAGCGGGGGCAATGCGTGATGGTTTTGACATTGCTCAATCGCAGCAGGTCATGCGGCATCTGTTTCGATTGTGCAGAAAAAACCGAGGTCCGCGTCTTTATTCGCGGCCTCGGCAGTCATGGGGGAACTCAGGACTAGTCGCTGTCGCCCTGCGCAATAGCACGCAAACCAACGGGTTTCAGAATAACAACAGTGTTCACATGGTCGATCGCGATGATCTGCGACTTGCGTAATTGCGTGAACGTGCGGCTGATGGTTTCCGTGGTCAGGCCCAGAAAATCCGCGATATCGGCACGCGTCATGGGCAAGGCGATTTGTGTATACTCTCCGAGCGGTTCGCCCACACGTGCCGAAAGCACCAGCAGGAAAGACGCCAGCTTTTCAATCGAGGATTTGCGGCCCAGCATCATGAAATGGTCCTGCATCCCGCTGATTTCACGCAAAGCGGCCCGCAACAGGCGCAGGTGCAGTTCTGGATCACCCTTGGCGCTCTCAAGATCCGAGCGGCGGTGCACGATCAGTGTTGTCGGCACAAGCGCGTCGCAGTCTGTGTGATAGCGCCCGTTGCTCGGGAAACCGACAGTGTCGCCGGGATACCCAAAGGCGATAACCTGCCGACGTCCGTCTTCCATGATCCGGGTCAGACGTAAAACCCCGCTGGCAACTTCATAGATCAGGCCAGCAGGGTCATCTTCAAGGAACAGATGCTTGCCCGGCTTGATCGTTATCGTCGCTTGTCGCGCGATGGATGGCTTGCGGGCCGGAATGACGGCTGTGTCATCATTAAAGTCTGGCGAGGAGGTGACGTACATGGCAGCTTCCTTCTGTGCGATGCACGACACTTGCGCGGTCTTCGTATCGGACATACCGGAGGTTGCGTATCAAATTGTATCAATTTGTATCAAAGCCAGAAATAGACTATGTTCACCTATGCCGAGCCCTTACTTTCCAATGTAGAAAGGACCGGAGGCCGTTCATGAAAAACGCTGTCATTTTGGTCGTCGATGATGACCCAAAGATCAGAACCTTGCTACGCCGGTGCTTTGAGGGCGAAGGCAGCGAGGTCCACGAAGCGGGCGACAAGGCAGCGACGCTTCAGGCGCTTGCTGAGGGTCAGTTCGATCTGGTGACGCTGGATCTTGATCTGGGTCCAGATGACGGCTTGGACGTGGCCAAGGCCATCCGCCAGACGTCCTCTGTTCCGATCATCATGGTGACGGCAAAAAGTGACGTGATTGACCGCGTCGTCGGGCTCGAGATTGGCGCAGACGACTATATTTCAAAGCCGTTTCACCTGCGCGAAGTGGTTGCACGCATCAAAACAATCTTGCGCCGGTCCCGGCGCACAGCCCAGCCGACAGTATTGCCGCCCGATAGCCCGTGCTGGGTGTTCGACGATATGGTCGCCATACCTGCAGAAATGAAACTGCTGGACCGCAACCATGACTTGGTCGACCTCACAAGCGGCGAGTTTACGTTGCTAGAGGTCTTTTTGCGCCGCCCGAAACGCGTGCTTTCGCGCGAACAACTGATGGATCTGACAGGCGGGCAAAGCTATGCGCCGCTTGACCGCACCATCGACAACCAGATTGCCCGTCTGCGCAAGAAGATTGAACGCAACCCCGCATCACCACGGTTGATATCGACCATCCGCGGCATCGGATATTCGTTCACATGTGACGTCCGGGACTGTGACAATCATCCACCATCGAATAGCGCCGAAAGCGCATTGGCCAGATCCGACTGACGGTAAGGTTTGCGCAGAATTTGCAGATTTGTATCGGTGTTTTTGGCGTTGAGGATGTCTTCGCCATAGCCTGACGTCAGCAGAATACGGATGTGCGGATAGGTCGCCACGATGTGCCGTGCGAGCGCGAGGCCATCCAGTTCCCCTGGCATCACCAGATCGGTAAACACCGCGTCTATCGTGTCTTTCTGACGCAGTATTTCGGCAGCATCATCGCCGGACCCGCATTCTTCAACAACATAGCCCAACTCCTTGAGCCGCGCGACAGTCAGACGGCGCACCTGAGGGTTGTCTTCAACCACCAAGACAGATTCCCCGTTCGCCGCGTGGCGGTTGATGCTTTCTCCGGCGGTGCGGCGCATTACAGGGGCTTCACCTAGGATCGGAAAATACAGCGCGACTGTCGTTCCCAGCCCTATCTCGCTGTAGATTGCAACATGGCCACTGCATTGCCGCACAAAGCCATAAACCATCGCAAGCCCAAGTCCGGTGCCGCGCCCGATGGGTTTTGTCGTAAAGAACGGTTCAAACGCCTTTTGTTGCGTGTCCGGCCCCATGCCGATGCCGGTATCGGTCACAGAAATGCGGACATAGTGGCCCTGCGCCACGTCAAGTTCCTGCGCGACGTAAGTGTCATCTATCAGGATGGTCTCTGTGCGGATGATCAACTTGCCACCATCAGGCATCGCATCACGGGCGTTCAGCGCGATGTTGATCAGCGCGGATTGCAACTGCGTGGTATCGGCGAGGACAATCGGTAACGGATCGCTGCGCTCAAAGCTGATGTCGTACTGCGGATCAAAGGTGCGCCGGATGAGGACCGTGGCTGCATCACAGGCCTCATTCACGTCGGTAGGGTCGCAATGCGTCATTGTGGTGCGCGCAAATGCGCTGATCCCCGCAGTCAGTTCTGCACCCAAATGCGCCGCCTCGACCGCATCAGACAGAATTGCCTGATTGTCCTCGCCGTCGATCCTTGCCTCCAACAGCTCGAGATTGCCAATAATGACGGTCAAGATATTGCTGAAATCGTGACTGATCCCGCTGGTCATCTGGCCGATCGCATCGACACGCGCAGACCGCGCCAGGGCATCCTCGGCCGCCTTGCGTTTACTCTGATCGTGCAGGATTGCGATAAAGTAGGTCTGTCCTGCCTGCTCGGCCTTCCCGATGGACAAATGCAACGGAAAGGCGGTGCCATCGCGCCGCAGCCCTTCGACGGCACGCCCCAACCCGATAACCCGCTCAATGCCGGTAGTCAGATAGTTTTCCATAAAGCCATTGTGCCGATCCGCGAGCGCCTGCGGCATCAGGATATTGACGCTTTCGCCAATCAATTCCGCAGGATCATGGCCAAAGAGACGCCCAACAGCGGGATTGGCCTGCAGGATCACGCCTTCGGCATTACTCACCAGAACCGCATCAGGCATCGCATCGAGCAGGGCCATGAACAAAAGCGCATCGCGTTGGTCATCGCTCATCAGGGTCTGCCTTTCCACACTGAGTGTTCACGCAGAGTGACTCCTATTATTGAGAAAAATCAACTGCACCCCGCGCCATGCCCATAGATTGCCCGAAACTCACGGGAGAAACGGCGATGAAACCACATAAAACGTGGATTGTACTGGCGGATTCCAAACACGTGCGGATTGCCGTCAATGATGGCCCCGGAAAGGGCATCTACGGCCACAGCACCGAGGGACTGGAAGCGCCGCCTGTCACTGAACTATCCGATGCCCCGGGAATGACCACTGCGCCCGTTGGGCCAAACCGTGGCAATATCTCTGACCCCGATTTCAAAGGGCTCGCAGCGGCAGCATTTGCCGATGACATTGTTGCCTGTCTCGAGGCTGCGCTGGATCAAGGCGAATTTGAGCGTCTTGTTCTTGTGGCCTCTCCCGCCATGCTGGGTATCCTGCGCAAGGCGCTGACGCCGAAAGTCAAATCTGCTTTGCGCGCCGAGGTACCCAAAGATCTGACACATATCCCGCTGACTGAACTCCCTGATCATCTGACTGAAATCATGCTGGTCTAGGCAGTGATCCCCGCGCGCGCTGTCAAACTTGATGCATGTCAACGCCGATTTCGTCGCAACGCGCTAAAATCTCTGCAGTAAGAAACAAGGGGAACAGATGATGTCGAAATCAGAAAATGAGACTGCCGCTAATGATACCCTGCTCACAATGGGTAAGGCATGGATGAAACAATTCGAGGATGCGGGACTCTATCCATTGGGATTGATGCATACCGGATGGTTTGACAAAGTTGCCGAAATCAACGCCGAAGTTGCGAATTTTATCGCAGACCGGATCCGCGAAGATGCCAAGACCCAAGGCGAACTGTTGAAATGCAAGTCCGCCGAGGAATTGCAGAAAGTGCAGATGACGTTCCTAGAAAAAACCTACGCCCAATACACCCTTGAGACAGGCAAGCTGATCAAGATGGGAATGGAAATGATGCCGGTCGTCGATGGCCAAACCAAACACACCCCCGTCTAGACGAAATGCGTAGCCAGCAGAGCGACAATAGCCCCGTTCAGTTACACTGGGCGGGGTTATTTCCGCGAGGATCAAGCCCGCGCACCTGCCTAGAGCTTGTTCAACGGCACTTTGAGCATCTCGTTGCCGTCCTGATCTCTCGGCACTTCGCCCGCACGCATGTTCACCTGTAGCGACGGAATGATCAGGCGGGGCATATCCAGCGTCGCATCGCGCTCTGTGCGGAATTTGATGAACTCGTCGCGCGTCTTGCCGTGACCTACGTGGATATTATGGGCTTTTTCCTCGGCGACAGTGGTTTCCCATTTAATATCGCGTCCATTGGGACCGTAGTCATGGCACATGAAAAGACGCATGTCGTCGGGC from Yoonia rosea includes the following:
- a CDS encoding LacI family DNA-binding transcriptional regulator, with product MTVSRVLRNKGDVSAATRQKVQDAAKLLGYVPNKIAGALASQRVNLVAVIIPSLGNMVFPEVLSGISETLEDTDLQPVVGVTDYLPEKEEKVLFEMLSWRPSGVIIAGLEHSEASQAMLRQAGIPVVEIMDTDGEPIDHCVGISHRRAGRKMAEEIIAAGYKRIGFMGTKMPLDHRARKRFEGFTRTLAKAGIEIADQEFYSGGSALAKGREMTAKMIERTPDLDFLYYSNDMIGAGGLLYLLEQGIDVPGKVGLAGFNGVELLDGLPRRLATMDACRREIGQKAARIIAALNAGEDVPDGPVIALEPILAAGDTLRR
- a CDS encoding endonuclease/exonuclease/phosphatase family protein, which translates into the protein MTHSRKNRTLRLVSYNIRKARGLDGRRDPGRVLDVINALDADVITLQEADRRLGDRPTAVPRNLIAQATDFDVVPLAANNVSLGWHGNAVLVRRGIAVKTASRIDLPGAEPRGAVSVTLENGFTIIGVHLGLLRQSRRSQLRAIVGGLDPSQKVAIIGDMNEWAVTRGFEALEESFVLHSPGRSFHAARPIAALDRLALSHGLTLGDAGVDQSPLARMASDHLPIWADIS
- a CDS encoding universal stress protein, coding for MTLRTILVCLTSTASAAELLRSAAVLARRDNAHVIGLYVTESLVVYPGIAVHIPEVSYQSFIASQKAHAKEVKDIFDSFAKSEDFPTEWRQVSSENGFLADSIITNARFVDLVVMAQEEDGEERPLINSLQERVIKEGGRPVLVIPRGYTAEKLGETVLLGWSDTREATRAVHDMMNVVSAGATVRVLRVGKPPSNTLADHAAIDLATALSRHGPSVEIVHREKDGETVPDILGHDAFEMGADMIATGAFGHSRAYDFVIGAATRHLLRDAKLPVMFSK
- a CDS encoding helix-turn-helix domain-containing protein, whose product is MSDTKTAQVSCIAQKEAAMYVTSSPDFNDDTAVIPARKPSIARQATITIKPGKHLFLEDDPAGLIYEVASGVLRLTRIMEDGRRQVIAFGYPGDTVGFPSNGRYHTDCDALVPTTLIVHRRSDLESAKGDPELHLRLLRAALREISGMQDHFMMLGRKSSIEKLASFLLVLSARVGEPLGEYTQIALPMTRADIADFLGLTTETISRTFTQLRKSQIIAIDHVNTVVILKPVGLRAIAQGDSD
- a CDS encoding response regulator, which produces MKNAVILVVDDDPKIRTLLRRCFEGEGSEVHEAGDKAATLQALAEGQFDLVTLDLDLGPDDGLDVAKAIRQTSSVPIIMVTAKSDVIDRVVGLEIGADDYISKPFHLREVVARIKTILRRSRRTAQPTVLPPDSPCWVFDDMVAIPAEMKLLDRNHDLVDLTSGEFTLLEVFLRRPKRVLSREQLMDLTGGQSYAPLDRTIDNQIARLRKKIERNPASPRLISTIRGIGYSFTCDVRDCDNHPPSNSAESALARSD
- a CDS encoding PAS domain S-box protein, producing MSDDQRDALLFMALLDAMPDAVLVSNAEGVILQANPAVGRLFGHDPAELIGESVNILMPQALADRHNGFMENYLTTGIERVIGLGRAVEGLRRDGTAFPLHLSIGKAEQAGQTYFIAILHDQSKRKAAEDALARSARVDAIGQMTSGISHDFSNILTVIIGNLELLEARIDGEDNQAILSDAVEAAHLGAELTAGISAFARTTMTHCDPTDVNEACDAATVLIRRTFDPQYDISFERSDPLPIVLADTTQLQSALINIALNARDAMPDGGKLIIRTETILIDDTYVAQELDVAQGHYVRISVTDTGIGMGPDTQQKAFEPFFTTKPIGRGTGLGLAMVYGFVRQCSGHVAIYSEIGLGTTVALYFPILGEAPVMRRTAGESINRHAANGESVLVVEDNPQVRRLTVARLKELGYVVEECGSGDDAAEILRQKDTIDAVFTDLVMPGELDGLALARHIVATYPHIRILLTSGYGEDILNAKNTDTNLQILRKPYRQSDLANALSALFDGG
- a CDS encoding baeRF12 domain-containing protein → MKPHKTWIVLADSKHVRIAVNDGPGKGIYGHSTEGLEAPPVTELSDAPGMTTAPVGPNRGNISDPDFKGLAAAAFADDIVACLEAALDQGEFERLVLVASPAMLGILRKALTPKVKSALRAEVPKDLTHIPLTELPDHLTEIMLV